The Lycium barbarum isolate Lr01 chromosome 12, ASM1917538v2, whole genome shotgun sequence genome includes a region encoding these proteins:
- the LOC132621461 gene encoding GDSL esterase/lipase At1g29660-like — translation MACYVAIITIFLVLNLAEGAPQVPCYFIFGDSLLDNGNNNDLKTAAKANYLPYGIDFPSGPTGRFSNGRNMADFLAEKLGFDRYSPPFASAKLGYELVQGVNYASGSAGIRNDTGSHLGYRIYLGKQLENHKVTINRLAYLLGSRTSAKKHLNKCLYVVGMGSNDYINNYLMPEKYASSLLYIPSQYATVLIDQYSQQLTELYEDGARKIALFGLPQIGCIPDQLKKHSTLLCVDSTNKAIQLFNQHLKTLVDDLNTKFPDAQFTYINMYGISSAIALTLLNTPCCKVNEAIPEGQCIPGKAPCLFRAAHFFYDNFHPTELGNSLSANRAYSALLPSDAYPMDIRHLVMGNKMYVDDQ, via the exons ATGGCGTGTTATGTTGCAATAATCACTATATTTTTAGTCCTGAACTTAGCTGAAGGTGCACCACAAGTACCTTGCTATTTCATTTTTGGGGACTCATTACTTGATAATGGCAACAACAATGACCTCAAAACCGCAGCAAAGGCTAATTATCTACCATATGGAATTGACTTCCCATCAGGTCCTACTGGCCGATTCAGCAATGGCCGGAATATGGCTGACTTTCTAG CCGAAAAACTTGGTTTTGATCGCTACAGTCCACCTTTTGCAAGTGCAAAGCTGGGTTATGAGCTAGTGCAAGGTGTCAATTATGCATCTGGTTCAGCTGGAATTCGCAACGATACAGGAAGCCATCTT GGCTATCGGATTTACTTGGGAAAACAATTGGAGAATCATAAAGTCACAATTAACCGTCTTGCTTATTTGTTGGGGAGTAGAACCTCAGCTAAAAAGCACTTGAATAAGTGCCTCTATGTTGTGGGAATGGGAAGCAATGACTACATCAACAACTACTTGATGCCTGAAAAATATGCCTCAAGTCTTTTATACATACCAAGTCAGTACGCAACAGTCTTGATAGATCAATACTCCCAACAGCTAACG GAATTGTATGAAGATGGAGCAAGGAAAATAGCCCTTTTTGGACTGCCCCAAATAGGATGCATTCCAGATCAGTTGAAAAAACACAGCACACTTTTATGTGTGGATTCAACAAATAAGGCAATTCAATTATTCAACCAACACCTTAAAACGCTTGTTGATGATCTCAATACCAAATTTCCAGATGCACAATTCACATACATAAACATGTATGGCATTTCATCCGcgattg CTCTAACTCTTTTGAATACTCCATGCTGCAAAGTTAATGAGGCTATACCTGAAGGGCAATGCATTCCTGGAAAAGCTCCATGCCTCTTTAGGGCTGCACATTTCTTCTATGATAATTTTCATCCAACTGAACTTGGCAATTCCCTCTCTGCAAATAGAGCTTACAGTGCTCTTCTACCCTCTGACGCTTATCCTATGGATATTCGTCACTTGGTCATGGGCAACAAAATGTACGTTGATGACCAATAA